The following are encoded in a window of Solidesulfovibrio magneticus RS-1 genomic DNA:
- the gyrA gene encoding DNA gyrase subunit A: MSDLIQIEEELKKSYLEYSLSVIIGRAIPDVRDGLKPVHRRILYAMHDLSNTYNRPYKKSARVVGDVIGKYHPHGDQSVYDALVRMAQDFSMRDAIVDGQGNFGSIDGDAAAAMRYTEVRMSRLAGEFLADIEKETVDFRPNYDNSLEEPAVLPTKVPNLLLNGSSGIAVGMATNIPPHNLGELCDGLLHLLDTPSCPVTDIIGLVKGPDFPTGAAIYGGKGLTEAYTTGRGTIKIRGRAEVEERKKDYVSVVIREIPYALNKSSLVEKIAALINDGRIEGVSDLRDESDRKGIRIVLDLKKGVIPDIVINALYKYTPLETSFGINMLVVADNRPALLNIKQVLEHFLTHRRDVILRRTRFDLRKSEERAHILEGLRIALDNIDEVVSIIRASKNAVEARERLMERFGLSERQAQAILDMRLQRLTNLERQKLIDEYNELIKLIEYLRSILENDEVLRGVIRDEIKEIQDRYATPRKTEILEDLEGINILDLIPDEDVVITLSRRGYIKRTKIDNYQQQKRGGKGIAGVATAGDDFVQSFCATTNHQQLLLFTNLGRMFMLPVHQIPEGQRTAKGAHIANLLPMDKEEFVATALSIREFSEERYFLFVTRKGMVKRTCTDLYKNCRSTGIIAVGLKENDELLTVKEIDDETEVLLATQQGLSNRFHISGVRPTGRGAAGVKGIALKGNDRVAAGVVITSVSRSEVLTVSANGYGKRTSIEHYPIRNRGGSGVINMRVTPKTGQVIGAVMVGDDDELLLLTSANKIIRLSVSGISSVGRATQGVMLVRMDENDTVMGFDLVDPSDLDRCAPSGE, from the coding sequence GTGAGCGATCTGATCCAAATCGAGGAAGAGCTCAAGAAGTCCTATCTGGAATATTCCTTGAGCGTCATCATAGGCCGCGCCATCCCCGATGTGCGCGACGGCCTCAAACCCGTGCACCGGCGCATTCTCTACGCCATGCACGATCTGTCCAACACCTACAACCGGCCCTACAAGAAATCCGCCCGCGTCGTCGGTGACGTCATCGGTAAATACCATCCCCACGGCGACCAATCCGTGTACGACGCCCTGGTCCGCATGGCCCAGGACTTCTCCATGCGCGACGCCATCGTGGATGGCCAGGGCAACTTCGGCTCCATCGACGGCGACGCCGCGGCGGCCATGCGATACACCGAAGTCCGCATGTCCCGCCTGGCCGGCGAGTTCTTGGCCGACATCGAAAAGGAAACCGTCGATTTTCGGCCCAACTACGACAACAGCCTGGAAGAGCCGGCCGTCCTGCCCACCAAGGTGCCCAATCTGCTTTTAAACGGCTCCTCGGGCATCGCCGTCGGCATGGCCACCAACATCCCGCCCCACAACCTGGGCGAGCTGTGCGACGGCCTGCTGCACCTGCTCGACACGCCCTCCTGCCCGGTCACCGACATCATCGGCCTGGTCAAGGGGCCGGACTTCCCCACCGGCGCGGCCATCTACGGCGGCAAGGGACTCACCGAAGCCTACACCACCGGACGCGGCACCATCAAAATCCGGGGCCGGGCCGAGGTCGAGGAACGCAAGAAAGATTATGTTTCCGTGGTCATCCGGGAAATCCCGTATGCGCTCAACAAGTCTTCCCTGGTGGAAAAGATCGCGGCGCTCATTAACGACGGCCGCATCGAGGGCGTGTCCGACCTGCGCGACGAGTCCGACCGCAAGGGCATCCGCATTGTCCTGGATCTCAAAAAGGGCGTCATCCCCGACATCGTCATCAACGCCCTGTACAAGTACACGCCGCTGGAAACCTCGTTCGGCATCAACATGCTTGTGGTTGCCGACAACCGGCCGGCGCTTTTAAACATCAAGCAGGTCCTGGAGCACTTCCTCACCCACCGCCGCGACGTCATCCTGCGCCGCACCCGGTTCGATCTGCGAAAGAGCGAGGAGCGCGCCCACATCCTCGAAGGCCTGCGCATCGCCCTGGACAACATCGACGAAGTGGTCTCCATCATCCGGGCCTCCAAAAACGCCGTCGAAGCCCGGGAACGGTTGATGGAGCGCTTCGGCCTGTCCGAGCGCCAGGCCCAGGCCATCCTGGACATGCGCCTTCAACGCCTGACCAACCTGGAGCGCCAAAAGCTCATCGACGAGTACAACGAGCTCATCAAGCTCATTGAATACCTGCGCTCGATCCTGGAAAACGACGAGGTGCTGCGCGGCGTCATCCGCGACGAAATCAAGGAAATCCAGGACCGTTACGCCACCCCGCGCAAGACTGAGATTCTGGAGGACCTTGAAGGCATCAACATCCTCGATCTCATCCCCGACGAGGACGTGGTCATCACCCTGTCGCGCCGGGGCTACATCAAGCGCACCAAAATCGATAATTACCAGCAACAAAAGCGCGGCGGCAAAGGCATCGCCGGGGTGGCCACGGCCGGCGACGACTTTGTCCAGTCGTTTTGCGCCACCACCAACCACCAGCAGTTGTTGCTTTTTACCAACCTCGGCCGCATGTTCATGCTGCCCGTGCACCAGATTCCCGAAGGCCAGCGCACGGCCAAGGGCGCGCACATCGCCAACCTGCTGCCCATGGACAAGGAAGAGTTCGTGGCCACGGCCCTGTCCATCCGCGAGTTCTCCGAGGAGCGCTATTTCCTGTTCGTGACCCGCAAGGGCATGGTCAAGCGCACCTGCACCGACCTCTACAAGAACTGCCGTTCCACGGGCATCATCGCCGTGGGGCTTAAGGAAAACGACGAACTCCTGACCGTCAAGGAGATCGACGACGAGACCGAAGTCTTGCTGGCCACCCAGCAGGGCCTGTCCAACCGCTTCCACATCAGCGGCGTGCGCCCCACCGGCCGGGGCGCGGCCGGCGTCAAGGGCATTGCCCTTAAGGGCAACGACCGTGTGGCCGCCGGCGTGGTCATCACCAGCGTCAGCCGCTCCGAGGTGCTCACTGTCTCAGCCAACGGCTACGGCAAGCGCACCTCCATCGAACACTACCCTATCCGCAACCGGGGCGGCTCCGGCGTCATCAACATGCGCGTGACGCCCAAGACCGGTCAGGTCATCGGCGCGGTCATGGTCGGCGACGACGACGAACTGCTGCTGTTAACCTCCGCCAACAAGATCATCCGCCTGTCCGTCTCCGGCATCTCGTCCGTGGGCCGGGCCACCCAGGGCGTCATGCTGGTGCGCATGGACGAAAACGATACCGTCATGGGCTTTGACCTGGTCGATCCGAGCGACCTCGACCGGTGCGCGCCCTCCGGCGAATAG
- a CDS encoding NfeD family protein, whose translation MLSPRYVAIELKSFLLALFLICCASPSFAAYTVLEARLHSAISPAQADMLDDAIAVAVAKPADLLLLSLDTPGGSVEVMRRMVGSILNAPMPVVVYVSPSGARAASAGVFLMAAATVAAMAPQTTIGAASPIGLGGIDLPKTSDLKIKNDLTSLLRGLADRRGRNVNWYKKAVDEAATLTAPEAVAERVVDFVAVSPRDLLEQIGKRGVSTPTGTIRFDGAAATIVSYEPGLWHTLLSWLLDPSIAYVLLLLGVAGVFFELTTPGAVLPGVVGGIALILALYALSVLPTNAAGLLLLLAAGGLFLLELHITSFGLLSLAGVAALFLGSLLLFRFDGHSGLPLSLILPTVGGVCALLLGAVWLLAKAQRQKPRLGLTALYGNTALVRRWSGRGGKVFVHGEIWDARLADHENTTDFAPGEPVLVVGHEDFVLLVAPRPDNAAI comes from the coding sequence ATGTTATCGCCACGCTACGTCGCCATTGAGCTGAAAAGCTTCCTCCTGGCCCTTTTTCTCATTTGTTGCGCCTCGCCGTCGTTTGCGGCCTACACCGTGCTCGAAGCCCGGCTCCACAGCGCCATCAGCCCGGCCCAGGCCGACATGCTCGATGACGCCATTGCCGTGGCCGTGGCCAAACCGGCCGACCTGCTGCTGCTTTCCCTGGATACCCCCGGCGGCAGCGTGGAAGTCATGCGGCGCATGGTCGGCTCCATTTTAAACGCCCCCATGCCGGTGGTGGTCTATGTATCCCCTTCCGGGGCCCGGGCCGCCTCGGCCGGAGTGTTTCTCATGGCCGCTGCCACGGTCGCGGCCATGGCTCCCCAAACCACCATCGGCGCGGCCTCGCCCATCGGCCTTGGCGGCATCGATCTGCCCAAGACCTCCGATCTCAAGATCAAAAATGATCTGACCAGCCTGCTGCGCGGGCTGGCCGACCGTCGCGGCCGCAACGTCAACTGGTACAAAAAGGCTGTGGACGAGGCCGCCACCCTGACCGCGCCCGAGGCCGTGGCCGAGCGGGTGGTGGATTTTGTGGCCGTCAGCCCCCGCGATCTCCTGGAACAGATAGGCAAGCGCGGCGTGTCCACGCCGACCGGCACGATCCGGTTCGACGGCGCGGCCGCGACCATCGTCAGCTACGAGCCGGGCCTATGGCACACGCTGCTGTCCTGGCTGCTCGACCCCTCCATCGCCTACGTGCTTCTGCTTCTGGGCGTGGCCGGCGTCTTTTTCGAGCTGACCACCCCCGGGGCGGTGCTGCCCGGCGTGGTCGGCGGCATCGCGCTCATTTTGGCCCTGTACGCCCTGTCCGTGCTGCCCACCAACGCCGCCGGGCTGTTGCTGTTGCTGGCGGCCGGCGGGCTGTTTTTGCTGGAGCTGCACATCACGAGCTTTGGCCTGCTCAGCCTGGCCGGTGTGGCCGCGCTGTTTCTGGGGTCCTTGCTGCTGTTCCGTTTCGACGGCCATTCCGGTCTGCCGTTGTCGCTGATCCTGCCCACCGTAGGCGGCGTATGCGCCCTGCTCCTGGGCGCTGTCTGGCTGCTGGCCAAGGCCCAGCGCCAAAAGCCCCGCCTGGGCCTCACTGCCCTTTACGGCAATACCGCCCTGGTGCGCCGCTGGTCCGGCCGTGGGGGCAAGGTCTTTGTCCACGGCGAAATCTGGGACGCCAGACTCGCCGACCACGAGAACACGACGGATTTTGCCCCGGGAGAGCCGGTGCTGGTCGTCGGGCACGAGGATTTCGTGCTGCTTGTCGCGCCCCGGCCGGATAATGCCGCCATCTGA
- the coaBC gene encoding bifunctional phosphopantothenoylcysteine decarboxylase/phosphopantothenate--cysteine ligase CoaBC has translation MQVSHLDFTGYGGRRVHLGVTGSVAAYKALSLLRRVLATGASVSVSLTEAAARFVTPLSFEALGADPVTTSLFDPASANFAHLAPAQTADLLAIVPATANTLAKLAHGLADDLLSCQALAFDGPILCAPAMNPRLWAAAATQDNWKTLLNRGVIGVAPDCGSMACGESGQGRLADENAIFTTLLRALSPKDLAGKHVLVSLGPTREYFDAARFWSNPSTGRMGACVAMAAWLRGAEVTVVAGPVSWWFPEEVRVIGVTSAAQMHEACLEVWPSSDYGVMAAAVADFSPIPFEGGGKFKKEAAGERPPLEFTPTRDILAAMGGVKKPGQYLIGFCAETDNLVDNARGKLTRKRCDAIIANPIGRSDAGFAAPSNEAVALDADGRQETWGNIPKTDMAMKIWDFSIRS, from the coding sequence ATGCAGGTGAGCCATCTTGATTTTACCGGCTACGGCGGCCGGCGCGTCCATCTTGGCGTCACCGGGTCCGTGGCCGCCTACAAAGCCTTGTCGCTGCTGCGCCGGGTTCTGGCCACGGGCGCGTCCGTGAGCGTCAGCCTGACCGAGGCCGCCGCCAGGTTCGTCACCCCGCTGTCCTTCGAAGCCCTGGGGGCCGATCCGGTCACCACGAGCCTTTTTGACCCCGCTTCGGCCAATTTCGCCCATTTGGCCCCGGCACAGACCGCCGATCTGCTGGCCATCGTGCCGGCCACGGCCAACACCCTCGCCAAACTGGCCCATGGCCTGGCCGACGACCTGCTCTCCTGCCAGGCCCTGGCCTTTGACGGGCCGATCCTGTGCGCTCCGGCCATGAATCCACGGCTGTGGGCTGCCGCCGCCACCCAAGACAACTGGAAGACACTGCTTAATCGCGGCGTCATCGGCGTTGCCCCGGACTGTGGGTCCATGGCCTGCGGCGAATCCGGCCAGGGCAGGCTCGCCGACGAGAACGCCATTTTCACCACCTTGCTGCGGGCGCTTTCGCCCAAGGATCTGGCCGGCAAGCACGTCTTGGTGAGCCTTGGCCCCACCCGCGAATATTTCGACGCTGCCCGATTCTGGTCCAACCCCTCCACCGGCCGCATGGGGGCCTGCGTGGCCATGGCCGCCTGGCTGCGGGGAGCCGAGGTCACGGTGGTAGCCGGCCCGGTTTCCTGGTGGTTCCCGGAAGAGGTGCGGGTGATCGGCGTCACCAGCGCCGCCCAGATGCACGAGGCCTGTCTGGAGGTCTGGCCATCAAGCGATTACGGTGTCATGGCCGCGGCCGTGGCCGATTTCTCGCCCATCCCCTTTGAGGGCGGCGGCAAGTTCAAGAAGGAAGCGGCCGGCGAGCGCCCGCCCCTGGAATTCACCCCCACCCGCGACATCCTGGCGGCCATGGGCGGCGTCAAGAAGCCTGGGCAGTACCTCATCGGCTTTTGCGCCGAGACCGACAATCTGGTGGACAACGCCCGGGGCAAGCTCACCCGTAAACGCTGCGACGCCATCATCGCCAACCCCATCGGCCGGTCCGACGCCGGCTTTGCCGCGCCGTCCAACGAAGCCGTGGCCCTGGACGCCGACGGCCGCCAGGAAACCTGGGGCAACATCCCGAAAACCGACATGGCCATGAAGATATGGGACTTCTCGATTCGCTCCTAG
- a CDS encoding PilZ domain-containing protein encodes MVLDLFRKKKPAKEDEAARRRNADILDLALAQRSKVHVQFDEADSGLTGVTATVMAVAEAGVVLELGGVAALKDRFIGKSVTCFFRIVEREDRHREIFYNFTAPILRIRQLPERPPQVALAFPAALNGAQRRKSLRMRPDFNQFSHIALWKYEAAGGFDMAKPTVAHSHFKTGLALIENISAGGLRFRLKRQHVKEQGLDPKKGERFIIFFTFNEKVPKLREEYWLVAKVNNIQPEPVSGELSLGLEFVANGVRQESGKVEWSKIEDNVIDDMAQRIYLWHVSLYRDRGLS; translated from the coding sequence ATGGTCTTGGATCTGTTTCGAAAAAAAAAGCCTGCCAAGGAGGACGAGGCTGCGCGTCGGCGAAACGCCGACATCCTTGATCTCGCCCTGGCCCAGCGCTCCAAGGTCCATGTGCAGTTCGACGAGGCCGACAGCGGCTTAACCGGCGTCACGGCCACGGTCATGGCCGTGGCTGAGGCCGGCGTGGTCCTGGAGCTTGGCGGCGTGGCCGCCCTCAAGGACCGTTTCATCGGCAAAAGCGTCACCTGTTTTTTTCGCATCGTCGAGCGCGAGGACCGGCACCGGGAGATTTTTTACAATTTCACCGCCCCCATCCTGCGCATCCGCCAGCTTCCCGAACGACCGCCCCAGGTGGCCCTGGCCTTTCCCGCTGCGCTAAACGGCGCCCAGCGCCGCAAAAGCCTGCGGATGCGCCCGGATTTCAACCAATTTTCCCACATCGCCCTGTGGAAATACGAGGCCGCGGGCGGGTTTGACATGGCCAAGCCCACCGTGGCCCACAGCCATTTCAAAACCGGTCTGGCCCTTATTGAGAACATTTCCGCCGGCGGCCTGCGTTTTCGCCTCAAGCGCCAGCACGTCAAGGAACAGGGACTCGACCCCAAAAAGGGCGAACGGTTCATCATCTTTTTTACCTTCAACGAGAAGGTTCCCAAGCTGCGCGAGGAATACTGGCTGGTGGCCAAGGTCAACAACATTCAGCCCGAGCCGGTGTCCGGCGAACTGTCCCTGGGGCTGGAATTCGTGGCCAACGGCGTGCGCCAGGAATCGGGCAAGGTGGAATGGTCCAAGATCGAGGACAACGTCATCGACGACATGGCCCAGCGCATCTACCTCTGGCACGTCTCCCTCTACCGCGACCGGGGCCTGAGCTAA
- a CDS encoding slipin family protein, with the protein MIGFLPLVGIVILLLIVSLRVLNEYERGVVFRLGRIIGPKGPGLIILLPVIDRMTKVSMRTFALDVPHQDVITRDNVSIKVNAVVYFRVADPIRAILEVEDYMYATSQISQTTLRSVCGGVELDEILAHRDKVNEQVQTILDAHTGPWGIKVANVELKYIDLPQEMQRAMAKQAEAERERRAKIINAEGEFQASSRLAEAAQIIGQHPEAMQLRYLQTIREMAAESQASTILPIPLDFIRTFFQGPSHAAAGTAHGQSADLTARPREGNGVDPVSPASLEAKRDDA; encoded by the coding sequence ATGATTGGATTTCTTCCCTTGGTCGGCATCGTCATCCTGCTGCTCATCGTTTCCCTTCGGGTGCTCAACGAGTACGAACGCGGCGTGGTCTTTCGTCTTGGCCGCATCATCGGCCCCAAAGGACCGGGACTCATTATTCTGTTGCCGGTCATTGACCGCATGACCAAGGTGTCCATGCGCACCTTCGCCCTGGACGTGCCCCATCAGGACGTCATCACCCGGGACAATGTGAGCATCAAGGTCAATGCCGTGGTCTACTTCCGGGTGGCCGACCCCATCCGGGCCATCCTCGAAGTCGAGGACTACATGTACGCCACCTCCCAGATCAGCCAGACCACCCTGCGCAGCGTCTGCGGCGGGGTGGAGCTCGACGAGATCCTGGCCCACCGCGACAAGGTCAACGAGCAGGTCCAGACCATTCTCGACGCCCACACCGGCCCCTGGGGCATCAAGGTGGCCAACGTGGAGCTCAAATACATCGACCTGCCCCAGGAGATGCAGCGGGCCATGGCCAAGCAGGCCGAGGCCGAGCGTGAGCGCCGGGCCAAGATCATCAATGCCGAAGGCGAGTTCCAGGCGTCTTCGCGTCTGGCCGAGGCGGCCCAGATCATCGGCCAGCATCCCGAGGCCATGCAGCTGCGCTACCTGCAAACCATCCGGGAGATGGCGGCGGAAAGCCAGGCTTCGACAATTTTGCCCATTCCACTTGATTTTATCCGGACTTTTTTTCAAGGTCCGAGCCACGCCGCCGCAGGAACCGCCCATGGCCAGTCCGCGGACCTGACGGCGCGACCCCGGGAAGGAAACGGGGTCGACCCGGTTTCTCCCGCGTCGCTGGAGGCCAAACGGGACGACGCCTGA
- the gyrB gene encoding DNA topoisomerase (ATP-hydrolyzing) subunit B: MSQDKTPQAYDASSITVLEGLSAVRKRPAMYIGSTDIRGLHHLVYEVVDNSIDESMAGYCDRIGITIHLDNSVTVSDNGRGIPVDIHPKEGRPAVEVVMTVLHAGGKFDNDAYKVSGGLHGVGVSVVNALSEYLEVTVRRGGKKHHQRYERGAPVTALTVIGEAENTGTTIRFLPDEEIFETSQFNHETLAKRFEELAYLNRKLELDFRDERTNERVTYRFDGGLNRFVTDLNAGEQVIHEIIEGQGEIEGIMVDFALQYNANYKEEVLTFANNIRTREGGTHLQGFKTALTRAINTYIEKADIPKKFKQKLTGDDVREGLTAVISVKLPQPQFEGQTKTKLGNSEVAGLVAKIVFEAVNVHFEENPKDAKSIVEKAVDAARAREAARKAKELVRRKGALSDHSLPGKLADCQSKKPEESELFIVEGDSAGGSAKQGRDPRFQAILPLRGKILNVERTRTDKMLGNKEIRNLITAIGPTPAMGDEESEEKEAENLARLRYHKIVIMTDADVDGAHIRTLLLTFFYRRYEKLILNGYVYIAQPPLYRVFKGDFERFIKDDEELSLFLMGRIGEDVSVASGETTFSGESLTNLIERIRFLEARVREAGSYGLPEELLVSLLSYPRLAASDFAGVDLPDGLAEHLSAIGYTVATEVEELDEERRLYAVFVSPNQARHRIAVEFFSSRIYRRAHETYAELTTLCPTQPFAITRKEETREVGGFFELCRALMDDALKGINIQRYKGLGEMNPEQLWETTMNPEKRSFLQVRIEDMDEADSIFSQLMGEKVENRRNFIERNALSVRELDI, translated from the coding sequence ATGAGTCAGGACAAGACGCCCCAAGCCTACGACGCCAGTTCCATTACCGTCCTGGAGGGGCTTTCGGCCGTGCGCAAGCGCCCGGCCATGTATATCGGCTCCACCGACATCCGGGGCCTGCACCATCTCGTGTACGAGGTCGTGGACAACTCCATTGACGAGTCCATGGCTGGCTACTGCGACCGCATCGGCATCACCATCCACCTGGACAACTCGGTCACCGTCTCGGACAACGGCCGCGGCATCCCGGTGGACATCCACCCCAAGGAAGGCCGGCCGGCTGTCGAAGTGGTCATGACCGTGCTCCATGCCGGCGGCAAGTTCGACAACGACGCCTACAAGGTCTCCGGCGGCCTGCACGGCGTGGGCGTCTCGGTGGTCAACGCCCTGTCGGAGTATCTGGAAGTCACGGTGCGCCGGGGCGGCAAGAAGCATCACCAGCGCTACGAGCGCGGCGCGCCCGTCACCGCCTTGACCGTCATCGGCGAGGCCGAGAACACCGGCACCACCATACGGTTTCTGCCCGACGAGGAGATCTTCGAGACCAGCCAGTTCAACCACGAGACCCTGGCCAAGCGGTTCGAGGAACTGGCCTACCTCAACCGCAAGCTGGAGCTGGATTTCCGCGACGAGCGGACCAACGAGCGGGTCACCTACCGCTTCGACGGCGGCCTCAATCGGTTCGTCACCGACCTCAACGCCGGCGAGCAGGTCATCCACGAGATCATCGAGGGCCAGGGCGAGATCGAGGGCATCATGGTGGACTTCGCCCTGCAGTATAACGCCAATTACAAGGAAGAAGTCCTCACCTTCGCCAACAACATCCGCACCCGCGAAGGCGGCACCCACCTGCAGGGATTCAAGACGGCGCTGACCCGGGCCATCAACACCTATATCGAAAAAGCCGACATCCCCAAGAAATTCAAGCAAAAGCTCACCGGAGACGACGTGCGCGAGGGGCTTACCGCCGTCATTTCCGTCAAGCTCCCCCAGCCCCAGTTCGAGGGCCAGACCAAGACCAAGCTCGGCAACTCCGAAGTGGCGGGACTGGTGGCCAAGATCGTCTTCGAGGCGGTCAACGTCCATTTCGAGGAAAATCCCAAGGACGCCAAGTCCATCGTTGAAAAGGCCGTGGACGCGGCCCGGGCCCGGGAAGCCGCCCGCAAGGCCAAGGAGCTGGTGCGCCGCAAGGGGGCGCTGTCCGACCATTCGTTGCCCGGCAAGCTGGCCGACTGCCAGTCGAAAAAGCCCGAGGAATCCGAACTGTTTATCGTCGAGGGCGACTCGGCCGGCGGCTCGGCCAAACAGGGGCGCGACCCGCGCTTCCAGGCCATTTTGCCCCTGCGCGGCAAGATCCTCAATGTCGAGCGAACCCGCACGGATAAGATGCTTGGCAACAAGGAAATCCGCAATCTCATCACGGCCATCGGCCCCACCCCGGCCATGGGCGACGAGGAGAGCGAGGAGAAGGAAGCCGAAAACCTGGCTCGCCTGCGTTACCACAAGATCGTCATCATGACCGACGCCGACGTGGACGGGGCGCACATCCGCACCCTGCTTTTGACCTTTTTCTACCGGCGCTACGAAAAGCTCATTTTAAACGGCTACGTCTACATCGCCCAGCCGCCGCTGTACCGCGTGTTCAAAGGCGATTTCGAGCGTTTCATCAAGGACGACGAGGAATTGTCCCTGTTTCTCATGGGCCGCATCGGCGAGGACGTGTCCGTGGCCTCGGGCGAGACGACCTTTTCCGGCGAGAGCCTGACGAACCTCATCGAGCGCATCCGCTTCCTGGAAGCCCGGGTCCGCGAGGCCGGCAGCTACGGATTGCCCGAGGAGCTGCTGGTGAGCCTGCTCTCCTACCCCCGCCTGGCCGCCTCGGACTTTGCCGGGGTGGATCTGCCCGACGGCCTGGCCGAGCATCTGTCGGCCATCGGCTACACCGTGGCCACCGAGGTCGAGGAGCTGGACGAGGAACGCCGGCTCTACGCCGTGTTCGTTTCGCCCAACCAGGCAAGACACCGCATTGCCGTGGAGTTTTTCAGCTCCCGCATCTACCGCCGGGCCCACGAGACCTACGCCGAGCTCACGACCCTGTGCCCGACCCAGCCCTTTGCCATCACCCGCAAAGAGGAAACCCGGGAAGTCGGCGGCTTTTTCGAGCTTTGCCGGGCGCTCATGGACGACGCGCTCAAGGGCATCAACATCCAGCGCTACAAGGGTCTGGGCGAAATGAACCCGGAACAGCTCTGGGAAACGACCATGAACCCGGAAAAGCGCAGTTTCCTCCAGGTGCGCATCGAGGACATGGACGAGGCCGACTCCATCTTTTCCCAGCTGATGGGCGAAAAGGTCGAGAACAGACGCAACTTCATTGAGCGCAACGCCCTGTCCGTGCGCGAACTCGATATCTAG
- a CDS encoding tetratricopeptide repeat protein, translating to MRALRRIACLVAICCLGLLLGAQAGCDGPREDGSARLLETARRAFLDSQYLRAETAYEHYLQAYPTGADRLEAWRRLADIALDFRESPDKAATLLEAAVLEFAGDPATTADLLTTAASLRFDRKAYARAAADCRGVVDLAGASDQRRLDCHLLLGRLELAQRNDAQALARYEACRQSDLPRTESARCALAQAELLLRLERFKEAEPLLHEIFATANSAPALRAQAGFALGQLKEASSDKAAAREIYKATRPLHPNPLVVDKRLELLDN from the coding sequence GTGCGCGCCCTCCGGCGAATAGCCTGCCTCGTCGCAATCTGCTGCCTGGGCCTGCTCCTTGGGGCCCAGGCCGGCTGCGACGGACCGCGCGAAGACGGTTCGGCCAGGCTTCTGGAAACCGCCCGGCGGGCCTTTCTCGACAGCCAGTATTTGCGGGCCGAGACGGCTTACGAACACTATCTGCAAGCCTATCCCACCGGAGCGGACCGGTTGGAAGCCTGGCGCAGGCTGGCCGACATCGCCCTGGATTTCCGGGAATCCCCGGACAAAGCCGCCACGCTCCTGGAAGCCGCCGTGCTGGAATTCGCCGGCGACCCGGCAACCACGGCCGACTTGCTGACCACGGCCGCCAGCTTGCGCTTTGACCGCAAGGCCTATGCTCGTGCCGCCGCCGACTGCCGTGGCGTGGTCGATCTGGCCGGCGCGTCCGACCAGCGCCGCCTGGACTGCCATCTGCTGCTTGGCCGGCTGGAACTGGCCCAGCGCAATGATGCCCAGGCCCTGGCCCGCTACGAGGCCTGCCGCCAATCCGACCTTCCCCGAACGGAAAGCGCCCGTTGCGCCCTGGCCCAGGCCGAGTTGCTGCTGCGTCTGGAGCGTTTCAAGGAAGCGGAACCGCTTTTGCATGAGATTTTCGCTACGGCAAATTCTGCTCCGGCCCTGCGCGCCCAGGCCGGCTTCGCCCTGGGGCAGCTCAAGGAAGCTTCCAGCGACAAGGCTGCGGCCCGGGAGATCTACAAGGCGACAAGGCCCTTGCACCCAAATCCCCTGGTTGTGGACAAAAGGCTGGAGTTGCTTGATAATTGA